One region of Malania oleifera isolate guangnan ecotype guangnan chromosome 6, ASM2987363v1, whole genome shotgun sequence genomic DNA includes:
- the LOC131157205 gene encoding pentatricopeptide repeat-containing protein At1g52620: MSKTLLSLIRPLHNPKPKSSSTPPVKAHINKLLFDVFEILKTHNQWEESLETRLSEDDVIVSDIAHHVFDRVHDVELGLKFFDWVCRRPYGCSLDAYAYSALLKLLARARVFSEIENVLGSMDSEEILPTSEAIGTVIRAFSDCGLVDKAVGLYSFVINRLNCVPDAFACNSLLDALVKCGKIEFARQVYAEMIEKGHEENTSADNYSICIILRGLCKEGRVEEGRKLIEDRWGEGCIPNVVFYNTLIDGYCKKGDAQKAYELFRELKLNGFLPTLETYGAVLNGFCKEGNFQAIDKLLMEMKEWGLTINVQVYNNIIDAQYKHGCKVEAVETIRKMIESGCEPDIVTYNTLISGSCRNSNVQEADQILEQAIKRGLMPNKFSYTPLIHFYCKLGEVVKASNLLIEMTKRGPKPDMITYGALVHGLVVAGEVDVALTVHDKSMERGVLPDATMYNVLLNGLCKKGRLAAAKLLLAEMLDQNVQPDAFIYTTLVDGLIRNGKLDEAKILFELTVEKGTHLSIVGYNAMVKGYCKFGMMKNALSCVSAMIKLHLVPDEFTYSTIIDGYIKQHDLDSALRMFKDMVKQECNPNVVTYTSLINGFCRKGDSKSAEKIFREMQLYNLVPNVVTYSILIGSFCKEGKLAKAASLFEEMLINNCIPNDVTFHYLVNGFANNAPNAISNKGNGSQEHERCIFLDFFARMISDGWEPRSAAYNSILICLCNYHMFKTALQLSDKMMSKGFSLDSVSFAALLHGVCLEGRSEEWKDIISCNLKEWELQIAVQYSLALDQYLPRGMTSKASLILQTLVEENKFQHLKVDNFKVSVS; this comes from the coding sequence ATGTCtaaaacccttctctctctcatcAGACCTCTtcacaacccaaaacccaaatcttCCTCAACACCCCCGGTCAAAGCTCACATCAACAAACTCCTCTTTGACGTTTTCGAAATCCTCAAGACCCACAACCAATGGGAAGAATCCCTTGAAACCCGTCTATCCGAAGACGATGTTATCGTGTCAGACATTGCCCATCATGTGTTCGATCGAGTTCATGATGTCGAATTAGGCCTAAAGTTCTTTGATTGGGTCTGCCGACGACCGTATGGGTGTTCTCTGGATGCATATGCCTATTCTGCGCTCTTGAAGCTCTTGGCACGGGCGAGAGTGTTTTCGGAGATCGAAAATGTGTTGGGTAGTATGGATTCTGAGGAAATTTTGCCAACCAGCGAAGCAATAGGGACTGTAATTCGAGCATTTTCAGATTGTGGGTTGGTTGATAAAGCTGTCGGATTGTACTCATTTGTGATAAATAGACTCAATTGTGTCCCTGATGCTTTTGCTTGTAATTCCTTGCTTGATGCACTTGTGAAGTGTGGGAAGATTGAGTTTGCACGCCAGGTTTATGCAGAAATGATTGAGAAAGGTCATGAGGAGAATACTAGTGCGGATAATTACAGTATTTGTATAATTTTGAGGGGCTTGTGCAAGGAAGGGAGAGTTGAAGAGGGCAGGAAGTTGATTGAGGATAGGTGGGGAGAAGGTTGCATACCCAATGTCGTTTTCTATAATACACTTATTGATGGATATTGCAAGAAAGGTGACGCTCAAAAGGCTTATGAGCTTTTCAGAGAGTTGAAACTGAATGGGTTTTTGCCAACACTGGAAACTTACGGGGCTGTACTAAATGGGTTTTGCAAGGAAGGGAATTTTCAGGCAATTGATAAGCTTTTGATGGAAATGAAGGAGTGGGGATTGACCATTAATGTGCAAGTTTATAACAATATTATTGATGCTCAATATAAGCATGGTTGCAAGGTTGAAGCAGTGGAGACAATTAGAAAGATGATTGAAAGTGGTTGTGAGCCAGATATTGTTACATATAATACTCTAATTTCTGGGTCATGCAGGAATAGTAACGTTCAGGAAGCTGATCAAATTTTAGAGCAGGCAATAAAGAGGGGACTGATGCCGAATAAATTTAGTTATACTCCTCTCATTCATTTTTATTGCAAACTAGGGGAAGTTGTTAAGGCATCAAATTTGCTCATTGAGATGACAAAAAGAGGTCCTAAACCGGATATGATTACTTATGGAGCTCTAGTCCATGGACTTGTTGTAGCAGGGGAGGTTGATGTTGCATTGACAGTTCATGATAAATCGATGGAAAGGGGAGTGTTGCCTGATGCTACTATGTATAATGTTCTGTTGAATGGGCTTTGCAAGAAAGGGAGGCTTGCTGCTGCCAAGCTGCTGCTTGCTGAAATGCTTGATCAAAATGTACAACCGGATGCATTTATATACACCACTTTAGTTGATGGGTTAATCAGAAATGGTAAACTTGACGAAGCAAAAATTCTTTTCGAGCTTACAGTTGAGAAGGGTACGCATCTCAGCATTGTTGGTTACAATGCTATGGTTAAGGGCTACTGCAAATTTGGAATGATGAAGAATGCTCTATCATGTGTTAGTGCAATGATAAAATTGCACCTTGTTCCAGATGAATTCACTTATTCCACAATTATTGATGGGTATATTAAGCAGCATGATTTGGACAGTGCACTGAGAATGTTCAAAGACATGGTGAAACAGGAGTGCAATCCAAATGTGGTGACATATACCTCTTTGATTAATGGGTTCTGCCGCAAGGGAGATTCAAAAAGTGCTGAGAAAATTTTCAGGGAGATGCAATTGTATAATTTGGTGCCTAATGTAGTTACATACAGCATACTTATTGGTAGCTTTTGTAAGGAGGGTAAACTTGCTAAAGCAGCATCCTTATTTGAAGAAATGTTGATAAATAATTGCATTCCTAACGATGTAACCTTCCATTATTTGGTTAATGGGTTCGCAAACAATGCACCTAATGCAATTTCTAATAAAGGAAATGGATCTCAAGAGCATGAGAGGTGTATCTTTCTTGATTTTTTTGCAAGGATGATATCAGATGGATGGGAACCTAGGTCTGCAGCTTATAATTCTATCCTTATTTGCCTTTGCAATTATCATATGTTCAAAACTGCTTTGCAGTTGAGTGACAAGATGATGAGTAAGGGCTTTTCTCTGGATTCTGTTTCTTTTGCTGCCCTGCTTCATGGTGTTTGCTTGGAAGGAAGATCGGAGGAGTGGAAGGATATCATATCCTGCAATTTGAAGGAGTGGGAGCTCCAAATTGCTGTCCAGTATTCATTGGCATTAGACCAATACCTGCCTCGAGGAATGACCTCAAAGGCTTCTCTGATTTTGCAGACCTTGGTTGAAGAAAACAAGTTTCAACACTTAAAAGTTGACAATTTCAAAGTCTCAGTGAGTTAA